One Triticum dicoccoides isolate Atlit2015 ecotype Zavitan chromosome 3B, WEW_v2.0, whole genome shotgun sequence genomic window, CCTAGTCATAACAATACTTTAACAACCCTTGGCATCCGTGTTTCGCCAAGTTGTCTCTTTCCAAGACCACTCATTTACACAGATACCACATAAAGCTCTTGATTTTCAGCAGGAGCTTGAGTTTCTAAATCTTTTACCCATGAAACATGTACCCCTTGTTGACCATGTCAGCATACATAAATCGCACCGAGAAGACACCCAACCCGTACAGATTTCAGTGGAGGGCATTGAATTCTTGTGATAGGTTAAACGTCACCAACCTATTCATGAGGTGTAGCTAGGCCATCCGCTTATTACCAACAAGCGCGCACCAAAAGCTAATATGAACCGGTATACTTACAAAAACATCGACCACAAAAACATGTTGTCGTTAAGCGATATTATGTAAATTCAGATATTGTTGGCTAAGTGCCCTCAACCATGCATGTGTTGGGCAAAAAAATCTTGTGCCCATACTATTCCTTGTTTTGGAGGAACTTCTGACTAAAAAAAAGCCTTCCTTGACCCTCTCACCAAACCtctagaagctgaatgggccgtagCTCTTAAGCTTCTGGAAACTTAAAAGGTGCTTGCTATTTTCTGAAGTACACACATATCCAAAAAATTGGCATGAATAAAAAACTTGCACATCTATGTGATCGATGTGCCTTGTTTCATTTTACAGTAGATGTAAATTACCTCTCACCTGCCCACCACTTAGATGACCAAAGTACCAATCTCTAGTCTGCACCCACATATAGAAATAGTTTCATCTAATTTCTATAATCATCTCAATATCATTCTCTACGTCCTATTCCAAGCTCCATCAATGTGTTATAAATAATCTTGCATGAGATGATAGTATAAATTTCATAATTATTTTAAGAACCGCGCTAAAATTTTAAGATATGAGTAAATACCTCTATTTTTTTAATAGTTCTCTATACTTCGCCTGTTCTTACTTATTTACTTACGGTTCATTTTTTTAAGCCACCTTTTTACACACTAGGTTTATTGGTTGAAAAGAGTTAGCTTCCAATATATTTGGTTGAAAAGAGCTAGTTTCCAGAATATTTGGTACCAACTTTCCGAAAATGTGACTTAGAAACTTATTAAAACTTTTGCACCTCCTAAACGAGCTATTCTAATACCACTTCACTATTGTCTTTGTTTCAATCGGATATTCAAAACATGATTCATATTGACGATTTtttatctattttattttgcactaTTGTGTATTTTTTATTTTGCACTAGCTAATACTATGATTTAATACTAGTGTGTAATGCACCTTTTGGAATGTGTGCATTTGTAGACTGAGTCCATTGCATTGTGTTACGCAGAGTTTATTGCATTTTTAGTGTGCTCTAGTATTTTTTTTACATATCCACTACACTTTTCGTTGCTAGAGCCAACTATCGTTTCCATTTGAATCTACCATGTTTTTTGTTCGAATCAACTCCATTGTGTGCTTGGTCTCTATCTTGGTAATTATTTTAAGCAAGAAATCACTACGAAAAGAATTTATAGAAGATAAAAATGATAGAAAATACCGAGAGAGAAAATCAGGTTAAAAAACAACAACagattgaagatgaagatgaaaaATATACTCTAATAAAGTGTTTACTGAATGCAGTAGGGATGAAGCCCCTTTGATAAAATGAGaacacctctgaggaaaataaaccAAAGAGGAAGAATAAGGGGAGAAAACAAAAGCGGGGAAATCATCAGGTTGAAAGCTCCAGCTTGATCGAAATTGACTGGAGAAGCACACACCGTAAGACGATTTAGTTGCACATATTAGATCTTACAAATACCGTATATATAGGGACAGGGTGACCTGTATATGGCCTGTACGTACACGTACATCAAACATAGCTGGAGNNNNNNNNNNNNNNNNNNNNNNNNNNNNNNNNNNNNNNNNNNNNNNNNNNNNNNNNNNNNNNNNNNNNNNNNNNNNNNNNNNNNNNNNNNNNNNNNNNNNNNNNNNNNNNNNNNNNNNNNNNNNNNNNNNNNNNNNNNNNNNNNNNNNNNNNNNNNNNNNNNNNNNNNNNNNNNNNNNNNNNNNNNNNNNNNNNNNNNNNNNNNNNNNNNNNNNNNNNNNNNNNNNNNNNNNNNNNNNNNNNNNNNNNNNNNNNNNNNNNNNNNNNNNNNNNNNNNNNNNNNNNNNNNNNNNNNNNNNNNNNNNNNNNNNNNNNNNNNNNNNNNNNNNNNNNNNNNNNNNNNNNNNNNNNNNNNNNNNNNNNNNNNNNNNNNNNNNNNNNNNNAAAAAAAAAACACCTGACAAGCAAAAAAAAAAGTAGGCTGACAAGCGGTGTGCCGTCGTCGTACACACCCGCGAAAAAACCTCTGCGTTCGCGCTTCTCATGTAGACTCTCTGAAACTCAATCTACATATCATCGACATAATCAGTCACGCTGCCCCTCAAGGAATCATGCCGTCGCCGCCTGGGCCATACGATGAGGACGCAGCGAAATACAGCGCGTCCGTCACGCCGTAGTCCATGACGTCCAACCCCAAGTCGTCAGACGTATCGAGCGAAAGACCTGACGCAGACGGGCCGTCGCCGACGCGGCCCTGCGAGGGCGATCCGTCCGGCGTGCCGGCCCCGGACCCGGTGTAGCTCTGGTGGTGGCCCTGCAGCACGCAGGCGAGGGACGACACGAGCGCCTGCCGCTCGAGCTCCTCCTTGGAGCCGCGGTCCAGGCCGGCGCCGCCCCGCTGCTGCTGCCTCGGCTGCATCCCGGCAGAGAAGCCGAGCGGGTCGGGCGTGGAGCTAcgtgccgccgcctcgggctcggcCGGCGCCATGTTATGGCACGTGTGCTCGTGGACGTAGGTGACGGTGTACATCGTCTGGTCGCCGTCGCTGTGCTGCTGCGGCGGCTGCTGCTGCACGAGCTTCGTGGCCGGGCAGCTGCGCTCGCGATGGTAGCAGCATCGGTAGTAGCACCTGCGTGTACACGTACACAAGTAGGAGTAAGAACTAAGATTCGTTTTAGTGTCTCTTTTACACATGTCCAGCAGGACTATTAGTATTAGTAGTAGGAGTATTCTGTCTCATCTTAGCACATGACGGCTAGCTGGCAATACGCGGTGACGTCGCTTGAGAGCAATTATTCAGCGGTTGGTGACGTAAGGAGATGCCTAATTTTTTTAGATCAAGGATAACAGTACTAATACTACTACTACGTCAAATCGTTAACGACCCAACCCTGTTCGTTCACTATGATGGTGAACGCAGTAACACACACGAGGATCCCGCTCCCGCTCGCCACAAAACGTAACTTTCAGGGATGAAAATTGTGGTTGGTCGAGAAAACATTCCTTTTACCTAAAAGAGAACATGGGTCAGCATCAAAACTGGCTTTTACTTTGTATCCATTCGAGTGGACACATCTCTCCACTTTGCCGATGCTTTCAAACGTGTGGCCGTGTGGGGAACTGGTGATCCGATCGGCTGCTCATCAAGATCAAGCATCCTTTTTGAGGCGCGCACGGTCGCTGCGTGGCAAGCGCGCAACATTTTGCGTTTGTCCTTTGCGCGCTTCGCTTTCCGGATCTCCCGGTGCCATCGCGTGGCCATCCGAAAATCTGAATGAACCTAATCTTGCACGTGTTTTCCCTATTATCCCGTACGCGCTCTCTACCAGCGTCACGATCTAAACCTTGGCTATAATTTTTAGGAGCATGCTATTTTCTTGTTAGAGCGACATGGCAACTCAATCACTCATCATCCGTCGATTAATTAGTTGTCTGGATAAGATAAGCAACAGGATCGCCGAGATATATACGTAGAAATGAACTGACCTTGGGAAGCTTGTCCTCATGATCCTCTTCTGGCCGTATTTCCTCCACTGGTACCCGTCCGAGTAGGGCGAGGAAGTAACTGTTACTCTGTTGAAGAAACAATGCACTCCGCACAATCAGAACCCCACATAATCGACCTGCTTTGTTTCTTGATCATTTTCTTCTACTCTAATGCAGGTATGTAGTAGTACTAGCAGCTAGGCGACTCACTTTCTCGGGACGCCGTCGTCTCTAGGACGGCGCGCGCTCGCGGCGCCGGTGACGACGACGGCCGCCGCGTCCGGTGGCGGCGTGGTCGGGGTCGCGGCCGGGGCGGAGCCGCCCATGATGTTGATGCAGACGGTGAAGGCGCGGGACATCTCCTGCAGGATTAATGCGGCGGTGGCCTCGGTCTGGCCCTGCCCGTGCAGCGCCCGCAgcgcctccgcctgcaggtgcgccGTCAGCTCGTGCCCGTGCGCCAGCTCCCTCAGCACCGCCTCGTGCTGCTCGTCGGTCGCCGCGGGCTCGTAGCCGGTTACGCCGCCGTTGGGGTTCATGATGAGACGGGACTGCGTCTGCATGGTTCTGGAGTTGTGCTGCCTCGCAAGCTGGCCGCCGACGCCGTTATCTATGGAGCGAGAGTTCCTGTGCGCGCAAGAGTTAATTTGTTGAGAAGCCAGTAGGCTGGCTAAGGCAGCTTCGGTGGCGGGGCGGGCGGAAGTAGAGGCTGCACTTGCACGAGGGCTGCTAATATATAGAAGGGGTGGGGAGGAAGCGTCGTCGCAGCTCAGGCGGTTGGGAGCGATTCACTGTAAACCTGGCTTGGGGCTGGGGGACGCTTTTACGCGGTGTGGTGGACTCGGTGAGGACCCTGCACGAAGTCGTTCTTTAATTAGCAAGGGAGATCTGCGAACAGGTTCAGAAACGAAAAAGGATGCTCTGTTTGTACAGGCGTATGCGTATCAGTTTTAAAAAACttcgaatttcaaacaccatgcccTCAACAAAGAGAGCTTTTGGTCAGCTGATAACTCCTCCGTAAGATTATACACAGCAGACGGACAGGATATTTAGAAAATTGTGGTATTTAAAAGATAAATGATTCCATACGGCCGGCTTGCAAAACGCTTGGCCGGTCGCGTGCGCGCCATCAGATCAAGTGACATCTTACGGCCACAGCTGAGCTCCACATGTGGCAAGTTTTGGTAGGACCCACACGCCGCTCATTCTATATCCTCTTCATAACTAGTCATTCCTTATTCTTTTCTTCATCGACGACCATGGGCGACCTCCATCCCTCTCTCCACGAGCTAACCCATGTGGCGCGGCCATGGTAGTGGTTCTGCATTGCATCCCACGCTGCAGGGAAGACAAGTGGGCAGGGGGTAGTGATGCATAGGAGATGCCCCGACACAACTATAGAGAAGACGgggaagtgatagccagaacaggtcTGAAGAGCAAGTAAATcttagtgagggcactagtccctcgaaTAGCAGTTGTGAtgaggggagcagaagcactcccagcaacttgcccaaagttGCAACCAGGACAAGGAAAAAGAGAACTTCAGAATCTGAGAATGAGGTTTTTGTTGTTGAGGAGGAGGTGACCTCCAAGAAGAATGTACTCAAGAAGGAGTATGCTGCTGCTGCAACAAAGCCTGGAATGAAGGTGAAAGCTCCCGCTAAGAGGAAGCCTatgtcaaaagccagagcctccactcaagaaaccatggagttcactcttgaaccaagaGAGAAAGAGGCTGCTGGAGGAAAGAAGAGGGAGTAGAGAGTCAGAAAGACCATTACCGGAGTCATCAGCAAACCTTCTATGATGAGACATTCTgatgagggtgaggaggaggaagagcattGCACCTCCTGCCAAGACAAAAACTTATGGGGGAGGCCATAAGAACTGGGGTTGCTTCATCTAAGCCCAAGTCTATCCCCAAGCCTTCGGCTCAAGCTCAAGCTCCAAAACCTTCTGCACCAAAGAGATCTATTAGGAACATCCCTGCTGCTAAGAAAAACAAGACCCCAGTGCCTAAagttcaagaagaagaagagcaacaaGTGCTCAGAAAactgaagcccaagattccagatcaTAGCAATGATTATCCAGTGGCAGaaaatatgaagataaggaaggataCATGTCTGAGACTCTGGAGAGAGACTGATCCCTATGCCATTAGGAGGAGAACTGTTGTAGACTATcattttcacaccaaggaacatcaagatttctatgagacattcTTGttagacaagaagcccattgtctttGATATGAAGTGGATTGATTGGGAGTACATTGATGATAATAAGGACTACTTCCCAGGTGTACATGAGAGCTTCAGGATGGATGAAGTTAGCAAGTTTGTTGGTCAAAAGTTGACCAAGTGAAACGATgagatgatcatgcaattctattccactgctcacttctatccagatgaaAAGATTGTCTGGATGATTGAAGGTACAAGGTATCAATCTACAATCTCTGAATGGggcaagttgatcaatgccccaaaggaagagGAGAATGACACTGATGTATATGCCAAGCCTAGGAAGGATtacaactccatggccaacatgtacaagactattcctgatgaggccttggagacacataagtttggatcaatATACTATGTGTTGTCTGGTCTGACCAccatcaacaccatcttgaggcacacccttttgcccaagtcaggagatcataggTGTTTGATGTACCTCAGAAGTTCGAGGTGATGAGCTTAATTGTTGAAACAGTGAAGAGAACAACTGCTGATCAGAAAagatcatgtggatatgcccctcacataTAGATGTTGATCTATTCCAAGATGGGAACTGGGAGATATCTTCTTGACAAAAGAGCATCTTCCCCTGAggccagatttcgaggacaatgaagttgtcatggatgcatcCCATCCTACTTCAGTTGAAGCCaggagaagagagagggagagagagagagagagagagagagagagagagagagagagagagagcaaaggctGCAAAAGTAATAAAGGCAGCCAGTGCACCAGATGCTTCTACAGTGATgctcaagaccaagcaagatcaactcagttatctgcttgaggctacagtgagaattgagaagggcttggccaccctgactcaaaatcaagagagtcttgagaggatcattgagacaaaaTTTCATGATCTAGATGCGAAGGTCACATAGATCCAGACCACTGTGGAGAAGCTCCAGGAAGAAGTTGAGGACAGGAATGACAGACCTACCACAGATACTTTCCAGAGAgtgccaacactacaaaaaaatacacttccatgatgatacgtgtttgtcatagtaggtctcgtttttttcatgcatgtacatccatgacgattttatgacagaatcaagatagtcatacatgtgctgtcgtagaagtgttccatgacattactaaaattatcatcatggaagtgtccacttccatgacgataaatcgcgcgtcatagaagtgctttcgtcaagggtgaccaacacgtggcatccactgcaacgggtcaccgttaagatatcgagttccggtttggatccgataacccgttaacagccccaaccaatggggattttctacgtgtaaaattctcattcgctagaggatccacgtgtcagctcagcgttgggacagatgtcatccactcatactACGGgagacgcctatgatacgtcggcacgtggcaaggcccaccagtggcccatttcggtgaaaaaggtcggcccagtaaaaattagcagcggcccatataaggcctacctatgtcaggtccatttaagcccacgacccatatgacatgtgccaattcggcccgtcaatggcccgttaactatttgacaccattgaagcccatcgtcagttcgagcccgttaacagcccgctatatatttgggctcaatatcggcccgatgcggTTTCGTCCTGTTAACACGCCatccaagggatgggccaattttcaggatgtacgacTTTcgcccttttagcgacccatttaagtgttgggccaatttctagcccggtgtgtctttcagcctgttaacggcccataaatGACCTGGGCCACTTGTAGTCggtcctgagttttggccttttaacgacccatgctcttcatggtcaataccaacccggtttctctttcggcctactaaaggcccacaacacagttgggccatatacagtacgacctgactttcggcctcttagcggcccatgctcttcatggtccagtacgagcccgcTTTCACTTTCGGCTCGCTAAAGGCCCATAGTATAGTTGAGCCATATGTAGGCCGACCTTAGTATCggtctgttaacggcccgtgaaatcaaatgggcccgtCTATTACtcacttcgatgtcggcctgttaacgacccgagaGGTAACAGGGCCGAGCATTAACTGTCGGTCTGTTTCAATTATAGCGACCTAATAGAGCTTTCGGCCTGGTTACGACCCACTAACTTAATGGCCCCACTAAAGTTCAAACATGTCtgtaggcccaattagataatttgatcccattacgacgagcaattatgcacatgaccaaaaccgatcaatcaaAGGCCTATGAGAATTTTGGCCCTGAGAGCCCATTAGGGAAGCTAATTAAGGGCAGTGGGCTGCTTCCTTCATATAGGGCCCACGATTGTTCATGCTAACTAATAATTTCACTGCTTTTTTAGCATCCTAGCAAGTAGTTAGCTGGAATGCGAGGTGCgctaagcaaaggtacgacatacaaggaaaaatgttgcacatccagcatatattacaggaattacatccactgggcaatcaaagattgatgccagtgcaagtaAATGAAcaaaacctaacgatctacaacgtcacaatctgcaacctcagcgcggatgatgcccataagcatgtgagcaagttcttccttctttgctacgctgtctctgaaaacattgatcagttgttgttgcgcaataatgtgcacctctgattcctccacaatttccatcattgctttagccagtaattggttcacaaacatacatcttttctgttgcattcgagacagaggaaactaaacagattcagatgacgattttggcaggcttgtattattgatagtggagagtgtctcgaccactgcatcatagcataaattaggaggggaaccgaacatattaatcaagagttattgccatattacctggcctagatttattggaaagaaacaatgaggTTGCCTTGCTGCTTTcaaagtttgtcttcttatcttcagcagcctgcaccaaattaacacactagaatTGCTATCATTGGTCAGGTCAGATAATAGCAAAGCAATATTAAcataacgaacgtttgggcaaccagaccacaccagcctacaccaaattaacacaatatgacacaactatcatcagccaggtaaggtaatattaAAGcagcattgacacaatgaatgaatgggcaatcaAAGCAGCACTAcagttcagtaatgtgcatgatatgagatagtacactcatgtagctcatatgcaaaactaccagacagttttccttacaaaaatcaacattgtcacctttaattatacattttgctacaactaaatttagatcagataaaggttggattcacaccaATTAATAAAATACACGCTGATgtaaaaaatatagtgatatacagtaGGTACTTACATAAGCAttagagcacagagaattcccgcaagatactttcctcaAAGATGATACCAGTGTAGAAATTCTTCTATCTCTTAAGCTTATttactaaaagagagatgggtaagaaacatgtagaaaatatgattagcatgctataaaattttatgatgcgaggatacgcacacgcttcttagaatggagttgacatatttttgctggactggagcggactagttctttggccaccggaatctgcttattatcagtaggagttgggtttctctgtgctggatcagtatctatgaaaactagagttggtttactatctcctggcgtttggatcttttgcgaagaccttttttttaacccttcagattctaacatagccgtcttccccttgcatgccttatataaaaaatggtgcttcaattataaaacatgctacaacagagagatggaataggtactgaagaatagacagacatgacatattgacatgtattccctccatccggaaataaatggatgggtctaggcgtattttagttctagatacatccatttttatccatttcggcaatatgtaatccagacggagggagtatgatgtaagagtagggatacgacaggacaacagagtaaaaaaacactagttgagtgTAGAACTGTATGCTAGCgaaatacatacagaaaaacactaaggcaacattgcgtgtatgattggaaaactaagatggcattgcaacagaccactagagaagcacttcaatgtaaaaaaatatatggtatggtagacagatgaagtacatactgatgaataacaatgcataagatattcagaagcctgatatccaaactaagcagatggcattgcgatagagtagaatgacagtacttaaatttgaaaacatgttatcatgaatggaataggtactgaaaaacaggaaggcatgacatatttacatgcatgatcagcaggctaagcacatggcattgcaacagagtagatgcactccaggagattatatgcatgttgtacccatatcacgggccaagttagagcaaggaccttgtggggtgaagaggattcatcatctttttgcaagtcttctgaagaactgcctttacatgttccatcatattgggtatcattgacatcaagtttgttggccgttacattgctccgtgaggttcttgtggatatatcagtgcgtacaattatatctgacatgcatggaagacaactagtagttatatttatgtaatgagtgcccgtaggagatgacataaatagtaggactggggttaactagcagcaacaggtctgaaaaactaaagggagaacacatatgaaagctacagaatacgtatcatttgtactcgagattaactagatggcacacaaaagtattaaagaacaacataggtaatactagaaatggtataatactataatcacaagcctgtgggatagcattggctgatggatgctaACAAGGAacatcgttacctaaagaacaagtctcttagctgaactatggaacatcgttaactcctaaacaagacccgtaagagatcaacatgaatatacagtgtgTGATAATctgttttccatgcttagatgaataacaaagccataaatgttgcacacaagtaagatgagggtacaatttCATTCAAAaaaaagatgagggtacaacctatctggcccccATCCATagaagtgagcatcatgtgctgacttgtcgatggccctgtagttgttTTGGCtgcccatgtcgggcacgcgcattggatgcagggaaatgttgattggggactatagctcccttctggtgtatgcttcccttgttggagcagctcttgtgagaaggaagacggtgtggctgaagatgcagaaaacgcaTAATGTAAAGAACGACACATATTCTAatatgaagaaataccctaagagataaaTAGTAAGGTACGAGAGTGGACACACGTCTGTTgattgaagactaaattggggtcacgcgattttattttattttggtactgtccgatctacgccggatggcttgatggccgtcttgtgcctcccgactgAAACTGTTCAGATTCTTCCCTGAAGAGCTAGCAACTACCGGCACAGCAGCCTGCCTCTGCCATCCGTGGCCGTGAGAACTCTGACCAAAACCCCGATCCCGGCCCCACCACATTgcagtggttgcgccgcccccggccaatccacaaagactcgccgtcatccagatccggcggcggcagtaccttcaacccatgcaactc contains:
- the LOC119281654 gene encoding WRKY DNA-binding transcription factor 70-like; its protein translation is MQTQSRLIMNPNGGVTGYEPAATDEQHEAVLRELAHGHELTAHLQAEALRALHGQGQTEATAALILQEMSRAFTVCINIMGGSAPAATPTTPPPDAAAVVVTGAASARRPRDDGVPRKVTVTSSPYSDGYQWRKYGQKRIMRTSFPRCYYRCCYHRERSCPATKLVQQQPPQQHSDGDQTMYTVTYVHEHTCHNMAPAEPEAAARSSTPDPLGFSAGMQPRQQQRGGAGLDRGSKEELERQALVSSLACVLQGHHQSYTGSGAGTPDGSPSQGRVGDGPSASGLSLDTSDDLGLDVMDYGVTDALYFAASSSYGPGGDGMIP